The Panicum hallii strain FIL2 chromosome 5, PHallii_v3.1, whole genome shotgun sequence genome contains the following window.
aagccgtgctatcactgttgggatggaacctccagtCAGGCGGTGAAACAGCGCTGACCTGTTGCGTGCGCACTGTTatagcgcacgccttggctcgcctattacaggccatcatcacgtgCGCAACACCGTGAcaggactgtacacagtcccgcactgtgcacggtgatatgacgcgccgccttcaggtCAAGCAGGCTACCGtagtgtcagcatacctgccccgtgtgtcagtggcaggccgttctttttgacttgggcacgcACGGCTCAGCTACCGCTTTAAATgttggtaggtgggctggagacccgcgaagggcctccagccgtaggcacgtggcagggccagccccgttCCCACCACAGGACGGCGCGTGGCGGCGCCgaaccccttcccggggggagggggtccgggcccccgaggccggtcggagcggtctggcctgcgatggtctggccatcacatgtggcggccccggacctccctggggaggccggggccgcgggggctacccgagagctctccagcTTTCCTGGGGACGTGGGGGCCCCGGTCCCGGAACAGCAcagggagggtccggagaccacggtccccagctgtcaggcccgggccgtacgccacgTCCCCCAGAAGGCAAGGGGGAGATTACGGATAGCGAGACGCTAAGGTCCTGGTCaacctagcaggaggtacccctgtctgtatgtaccgacacaactcgagtagcttccttctgtattgactagttctacttcacatgcgagtagaatacaacatagataagATATAGGACATGTCTTATCCCCTATTCctatatgaactacgttatgtacacagtcccgtagtcccggatcTGACACCATCCTCTCCAGGAAAAGAAAACATCCCACTACCCTCtctagaaaaagaaaagttacCACCAAATATTTCAATAGATGATTCAAACACATTCAACCCTTCAGACTCCTCTCCTCAAGAGCAAGGAGACACAAGCAATCGATCCACCTAAGGATACCGGCCATCATAATTTGTAATTTTTTCTCCTCCATTCAATCAGCAATTTCAATCTCAGTTTCCTCGAAACTGTAGCCCACATGACGTGCCACCAAACTACCATATATATGGCTTTCATCTTGGTATTCCATAGGAAGCAAACTTTAGCTTCCCCTCCAATGGAGTGTTTGGAAGAGGAGCTGCAATTGAAGATGCTCAGTCTTCATTACCAGTTGAGTCCATAGGTTATAGCCAAGGTGTTGTCGGGTCAGGTCCAGTTTCACCTATATCTTCTACACCACAAACCAATGGAGATATGAGCAATCAAGAGTGTAGTGATGCCAGCGATGGTGAAGAAAAAAGGTAGGTCGTACAAATTGGAGTGAGGAAGAGGATCTAGAAACTAGTTAGTGCATGGTTGCACCATTCTGTTGATTCAGTTAAGGGAAATTCCCAAAAGGGTGAAAACTTTTGGAAGAATCTCATGGCGGAATTCAATAGCAATATCAGACTAGAAAGATGAAGAACAACTGCACAATGCAAGACACACTGCACCAAGATAAATAGGCTAGTAGTCCATTTCAATGGTGTTGGTGGAGGGTACCATTCGGAGTgaagaagcatcacaatagctCGTGGATCAAACTCAAACGGCGCAAATGAAGAAAGAGACACCTTCAGAGTAGAAAATGATTCTCTATTCAATAGGGATCTATCCCATCAGTTACAGTTACACGAGTATTTATAAGGGATGTTACACCAACCCTCCTCCGTTTTGACACCTTTTTACCCCTCAACCACTGTATTCCTCGAATATTCTAGGGACATACAATAATTTTCTATCTAACCCCCCTTTACAGCTCATCACGCCCTTCGGGTCCGCCTTGACTCGATGGTCCTCGTCGTAGATCTTCGGTACTCAGGCTTCGACTCGCGATCAGCGGCTAGGTCAAATGACAACTTGGAGTCAGCTTCATCTCATCTGGCCTTCGGGAAGACTTCATCCTCGCGACCCTTCGGTGCAGGTCGAAGATCTGGACCCGTTCGGGGAGCCACCCGGAAAAGCGGTCCACCCCTTCGGTCTTCAGGCCATCGGTGCGATCCGAAGGTGGCGCCCCCAACATTAGCCCCTCGAGGGTGAGGGCCTTCTGCGGAAGTCCTGAGGCCTCGATCATTCTATCGCATGCAACGCGGCTTGAAGCGCCACCCCTCGGATCGTCGACGCCATGTGTTACTGCAAAAAATGACGGAGACCtagaaaaaatagaaaaaaatagGGGTTGGATAAGAAAACTTTGATAATAATGCTGGAAATTATGGTGAAGGGGCCGTGTGGAAAAAGACCTCTAAGCCCCTCAGCTATTTGCGAGAGTCTGCTGGCAACAGTAGGATATGTAGGGGCGGAATTGTCTTTTTGCTGCGATGTTGCCCCGGCGCGCCATATATAAGCAGTGCCTCCCATTGCTTTGTCCACACTTTCCTTGCGCCCTGCTTCCTCTGAGTCTTGACTCAAATTTTGCATTCGAGCCTTCTTCCACCGTTTCCAGTCCAAACTCTCGCTTGGTTTGCCTCTTTTAGCCTTCGCTTTCTTACGCATCGCTTTTGAGTGTCATGGCGCCGAAGACTGATCACGCGAGGCCCCTGACCCGGTCCTTTGGGGTGAGCGACGTCACTGAAGCCATGCTTACCGACATGGTCCGCTGAGGGCAGGTTGTTGCTGGAAAACCTCACCCCCCAAAGTCCGGGGAGACCTTGGCCCATCCGGAGGCGGATGAAGTCGTTGTCTTTTGCAATTTATTCACCGCGGAGCTTCGTTTCCCACTAGATGCTTTCTTTTGTGGAGACTCTTCGGCTTCACAACATGTTCCTTCACCAACTGACGCCCAACTATATCGCGCGTCTCAACTTATATTTCTGGCTGGTGAAGACCTGCCGCTTCCAATCTTCAGATGAAGACTTTTCCTTCGTTCACCGTGTGCACCGTGTGAAGACCTGCTGTTTCCAACCTTCAGCTGAAGACTTTTCCTTCGTTCACCGTGTGCACCATCAGCCGGAGGTAATCTCCATGACGACTGCTGATGGCAACGAGGGTGAAGCCGAAACCCAATACGGCTGCTACAACTTTACGTTCCGGGAGATGGTTTCGAGCCCCGTGACTGCTTACATGAACAAGGTAGCCTTTGGATTGGACTTTATTTTGGTTTTAACATAAGGTTACGCTACATGAAGCCAACCAGAGCCACCCCTTCATCACcaacaatttttggaatttgaGCGACACCCCGCGGGTGGATGTCGAGGAAAAGGAGGATCGCTTGGCTTTTGTAGTGATGCTTCGGGAAGTGTCGAAGGTGTACGGCACACATGACATTACTGAGGAGTATGTCGTGTGTCGCTGCTGGCAGCTGAAAGCTGGCTGGTCCGATAAGGCCTGGTTGCCGGAGGCACGATGGGCCGGAGGGATTCCCATGCCAGACTTCGCCGCCTCCTTCAATATTAAAAAAACATCATGAGTTTTTTTTGTAATGTTACCCTTTGGCTTCTCTATTTTGTTTGGTATTTTGACACTAGCTCTTTTGCACAGATATCAATGCGAACTATGTGGAGAGTTGGGCGAACGACATCCTAGGGCTTGAGTCCATCGACGAATACAAGGCCATCTTTTAGAAGTTGGGTGGAACTCGCACCAACCGAGTGTTCCAGGCCTTCAGTATCGAGGCCCCACAGCGCATTGCTGCCATCAGGCACCAGGCCACCgaggagaagaggaagaagaaaaaggagaagACTCAAGGGACAACAGCTGCCGGCGGTGTCTCGGCCACTGCACACCTTGAAAAAAAGAAGAGGAAGCTTGGCGCGAAGGGTAGCGCCTCATCGAAGCGGTCCTGCATTGCGAATATTCTCTTTGGGCCCTCTTCGCCTCTGAAGGCTAAAGGGGACTCCAAGGATGCCGCTGACATGGAGGCGAGCCCCCTTGCCGCTTCGTCGGTGACATCCACGCCGCCTGCTTCGGTCGAGCCGAAAGAATCTGCTGGCGGCTCCGGCGGGCTCCCTGGCCTGGATGTTAGCGACCAAGAGACTGAGAGCGACGAAGATGGTGGCAGACATGTTGACATTGTGGGTTCGCCGGTCGGTGGTGCAAAGTCTTGTGACCTCGTCATCTCCAAAACAGTTCTGTGCCCCCGCAAGGCGCCCAGCAGCTCGCACAGCACCTCTAGCTCGTCATCTTCATCGTGCGAAAGTGAGAAGAAGACATCCTCTGCGGAGGATGATGACCAGAAGAAAACTCGTCCTCCCAGCTGCACACGCCCCATCGAAGGCTTGCCTCGGCCCCTTCTTCTCTAGCTCTTACAAAAGCAACAGTTACTTTGTCAGCCAGGAGGATCCTGTTGTTGTTGCTGTCGAGCTTGGGGCTTCAGAAGCCAAACTGATCAGTTGCAATATCATCGGCAGCCTTCATTTTGAGAGCCTTGACCAGGAGCACAACTTCTTATCTGAAGTTGGGGCCTCATTTTGTTTTCCATTGATGGAAAAAGAATTGATTAAGACTGGCGTGCCCAACATGCTTCGATACGCTCAAGATCTGGCGATGAAGTCTTTTGTTGCTACTCGGTGCGCTGCCCGCCAGCTTCAGACCAAAGCCTCTTCTAGCTCCTGCCTTTCAGAACTAGAGGAGAGAATTGCTGCCCTGGAACGAGAGATGCTAGAGCTCCAAAAAACTTGTGATGCTAAAGATACTCTGCTTGTCACTGCCCGTGCCGAACCCAATATCGCCCTTGAGCTTAAGAGCAAATACTCTGATGAACTGGCTGCAACATAGGTCCACCTTGAGCTGACCGAAGCCCATGCCGTAGAAGTTGAGAAGAAGTACAAAAATTCTCAAGAATTTTCTGCCACTACCGGAGGGCCTTGACGACCGGCATTGACCATCTTCGGGTAGAAGTGCCTCACCTTCTGTCCGCTTACGGCCTGACCGCGTCGGAGCTACCGGGTCCTATTGAAGTGGAAATCATGTAGTTCTTTCGGTGGCTTCGATAGGAACTTCCCAAATTCATACATCATGCTAGCAATTCCACATCATCAAAATAACATCAACAGTTACTGTTACTGATTAGATATCCACTTCCCTCATTTGCATTTTCACAAGTGCCCTCTGCCTTTTTTGGCTTTTGACTTCCAAATCCCAAGTTCATCTTCAAGTGCAGCAATCTTGGCTTGCGCTTTTGCAAGCATCTTGCTCTTCTCGTACTCGTATAGTTCATCACCCATCTCATGCATGCGCTTCCTCATGAACTCCAATTCGTCGAAGGAGGCAGACATCTTGGCCTCGGACGGCGCCTTCTTCGGTGGCCGGCCATGGGCCCGCTTAGGCAATGTCGAGGCCGTGCAGGCCACATTTGTCATCGGCAAGCATCCGTGTTGATGCTTGGCCGGCGGCGCGTCCGAGTAGGGCGACTTTGCCGTCGGTGGCTGACCACGGGAGCGCTTGGCCGGTGGGGAGGCTGAGGAGGGTGAGTCTGCCTTCGGCAGCTAACCACGGGGATGCTTGGCCGGTGGCGAGGCCAAGGAGGGCGAGTCTGCCTTCAGAGGGCGACCACGGGGACACTTGGCCATCGGTGAGGCTGGGGAGGGTGAGTCTGCCTTCGGCAGGCGACCACGGGGTCGCTTGGCTGGCGGCGAGGTCGAGGAGGGCGACCACGGGGGTGCCTTGCCGG
Protein-coding sequences here:
- the LOC112892544 gene encoding trinucleotide repeat-containing gene 18 protein-like; translated protein: MTTADGNEGEAETQYGCYNFTFREMVSSPVTAYMNKAFSIEAPQRIAAIRHQATEEKRKKKKEKTQGTTAAGGVSATAHLEKKKRKLGAKGSASSKRSCIANILFGPSSPLKAKGDSKDAADMEASPLAASSVTSTPPASVEPKESAGGSGGLPGLDVSDQETESDEDGGRHVDIVGSPVGGAKSCDLVISKTVLCPRKAPSSSHSTSSSSSSSCESEKKTSSAEDDDQKKTRPPSCTRPIEGLPRPLLL